A window of the Hevea brasiliensis isolate MT/VB/25A 57/8 chromosome 6, ASM3005281v1, whole genome shotgun sequence genome harbors these coding sequences:
- the LOC110648660 gene encoding 3-ketoacyl-CoA synthase 12 — translation MDVLMLVYAFLILYPLLLLWRWVDAKRDQECYILDYECFKPTDDRKLDTEFCGEVIKRNRHLGLNEYKFLLKAIVSSGIGEQTYAPRMVFAGREENPTYEDGILEMEEFFKDSIGKLLARTGVSPQEIDVLVVNVSMLAVMPSLSARIINHYQMREDIKVYNLTGMGCSASLISINIAQNIFKTHKNLYALVVTSESLSPNWYSGNDRSMILANCLFRSGGCAILLTNKKALQHRTMFKLKCLVRTHHGARDESYDCCIQKEDDQGRLGFHLGKTLPKAATRALVDNLREITPRILPIRELLRFMIVSFIKKWNQGSSSKGGGGGTSTRAAINFKTGVDHFCIHTGGKAVIDGIGVNLDLSEYDLEPARMTLHRFGNTSASSLWYVLGYMEAKMRLKKGDRILMISFGAGFKCNSCLWEVVRDLGDCNVWRDCVDDYPPKTIANPFMEKYGWINDEDPNTFVIPR, via the coding sequence ATGGATGTGCTTATGCTAGTGTATGCATTCTTGATCTTGTATCCCCTCTTATTGCTGTGGAGGTGGGTCGATGCGAAAAGAGACCAAGAATGCTATATACTAGACTATGAGTGCTTCAAACCAACCGatgataggaagcttgacactgagTTTTGTGGGGAGGTGATTAAGAGGAACAGGCATCTTGGTCTCAACGAGTACAAGTTTCTCTTGAAAGCCATTGTGAGCTCCGGCATTGGAGAGCAAACCTATGCTCCGAGGATGGTTTTCGCCGGCCGAGAAGAAAACCCTACATATGAAGATGGGATCTTGGAGATGGAGGAGTTTTTTAAAGATAGCATTGGAAAGCTCTTGGCCAGGACAGGCGTATCTCCTCAAGAAATCGATGTTCTTGTGGTTAATGTCTCGATGCTTGCTGTGATGCCTTCTTTATCAGCTAGGATCATAAATCACTACCAAATGAGGGAAGATATTAAGGTATACAACCTCACTGGGATGGGCTGCAGTGCCAGCCTTATATCTATCAACATTGCTCAGAACATTTTCAAGACTCACAAGAATTTGTATGCTCTTGTGGTCACCTCAGAGTCTTTGAGCCCCAATTGGTACTCTGGGAACGATAGATCGATGATTCTTGCAAATTGTTTGTTCCGTTCTGGTGGGTGTGCAATCCTTTTGACCAACAAAAAGGCATTACAGCACCGAACCATGTTCAAATTGAAATGTCTAGTGAGGACACACCATGGGGCTAGAGATGAGTCTTATGATTGTTGCATCCAAAAAGAGGACGATCAAGGCCGCCTAGGGTTTCACCTAGGAAAGACTCTCCCAAAGGCAGCTACAAGAGCTTTGGTGGACAACCTTAGGGAAATAACCCCTAGGATCTTGCCTATAAGGGAATTACTCAGATTTATGATAGTTTCCTTCATAAAAAAATGGAATCAAGGTTCCAGCAgtaaaggaggaggaggagggacGAGTACTAGAGCAGCGATTAACTTCAAGACTGGAGTTGATCACTTCTGCATCCACACTGGTGGGAAAGCGGTGATAGATGGAATTGGAGTGAATCTTGATCTATCTGAGTATGATTTGGAGCCAGCAAGAATGACTCTACATAGATTTGGTAACACATCAGCTAGTAGTCTTTGGTATGTGTTGGGGTACATGGAGGCCAAGATGAGGCTGAAGAAAGGAGATAGGATTTTGATGATAAGTTTTGGTGCAGGCTTTAAATGCAACAGCTGTTTGTGGGAGGTGGTGAGAGACTTGGGAGATTGTAATGTGTGGAGAGACTGTGTTGATGACTACCCACCAAAGACAATAGCCAACCCATTCATGGAGAAGTATGGATGGATAAACGATGAAGATCCAAACACCTTCGTTATTCCTCGCTAA